The genomic window ctgaagagaaaaaaacccaaaggagTGTTAGGCagaaagaaactggaaagaTGTGAGTATCTTCCATCTAGGGGGAATATGATGTTTCCTTCAAGGAAATGGGCTGTTGAGAGGGCCCGGGTGCTCTGTGAGCCTCTTCTGCCCAAGCTTCACCCACCCTTGGGACTCTCGGGAGGGCCAAGGTCTCAGGAACAGACAAAGTTGCCACCTTCCGAGTCACCTGGCAGGCAATCCTGCAGCCACTGAACTCCAGACACTGCAAAGCACACGacatgggaagggacacacGGAGGGTGAGGGCCCACGGGGACAGGGGTACGCCTTTCCACCTTGCCTACCCCCGGTGTCAGGCATGCACTGGTGAGAGAGTCGCGGAGATCCAAGCGTGTCTGTGCACATATGCtaggagaggggctgggaaggtCAAGATTtcacaccaccagcagctgtcTTCCCTCCCACCATTCTGCTCTCTCCTCACCCTGTCCTGCATGGGCAGGGCGGGTCCCCAACTTCCCCCAGCAGGAGACTAAGGAGGCCCAGGTCATCCATTCGCCCAGGCACATCCCGGTGGGGTTAGTTAATAATGGTGGTGGTAGTGGGCCGTGGCACAAGGAGGTTGTTTTTTCCTGGGGTAGCAGAGGTGGCAAGAGTCCACGCTCGCCAGCTGTGACAGGAGGGTGGGGACGCCAGCTCAGCCTCTCCCGGGAGCTTCACAGGTTCACCAGTGGGATtctgggggaaagagggaattgGAAATTAATTAGCGCTTACGCTGCCCCAACCCACCACCCCCGCTAACCAACATCACCTTTGCCCTGCCTCAGTGTGCCCATCgccctgtcccctgccagcccctcctgccccagctcacTGGACACTCACCGGTTGAGCTGGAAGGCTGCATTCTTCCCATGGCCACCCAGTTTCTCTGCAccctcctggccctgcctggaCTCCTCTGCCTCAGGTGCGGGGGCCAGGGGGTCTCCGTAGGGCCCCAGGATGCTGACGGTGGTGGGGGAGAGGtctgtgaggggctgctggctgtcctgctgcctcccactgctctgctgccccGAGTGACGCCGGCGTTTCTGATTACGGTCCCAGCTTCAGAGAGAGCAAGGGGTGAGGTAAAGAGATAAGCCCCAGCCCTTGATGACAGAGAGGTTTGTGGAATGGACCCCACTATGCTCGGCATTAGAGCCCAGCGTGGCCAAGTGCCAAACCTTGCAAGGGACTGCAGCACCAGACCCGCACCCCTGGGACAAATGGGTCCAAAGCCCCTGGTCCTCCTGTAGACACCAGCCCAGTGATAGCCTCCATTGGCCCAAACCCCACTCACCAGAACTTGACTATGATTCCAGTGGCAACCAGGACAATGATTATGGAGATGGTGATGGTGACGTACAGCTGGGGGTCCACACCTGTGAGACAGAGGAGTGAGGGTTGTGGTGGTCACTCCCTCCAGtccccagagagcagcagggcaagggGAGGTTCCTGATGAGTTTTGCagaaggagctgctcctgcaggggacagggggtgaCAGAAGCAAAGGGCAGATTTACCTTCCCCCCTGGGCCCGAACAAGAAGGGCCGCAGGGTGGCTGGGGTCTCACGCAGGTTGAGCCCCGCGTTGTGCAGGAGCGAGTGGGAGTTTGGCTGCGCCGTCGCCATCCCGTGTGGCGAGACAAAGGTGTATCCCAGCGGTGGGAAGCCTGGGTTGGCTGAGTTTGTGTCCCCTCCATCCTCATCCGACACCGTGGGACCCCACACGATGGCCCAGGGGTACTGGGAGGAGGGCATGCCGTCCTCAAACCCAGAGGGGGTGGCGGGCCGGGCGCCCGCGGCCTGGCGCCTCAGCCGCACCACGTGCCGCAGCTCTGCTCCCCGCGCGGGCAGGGCACGCTGGCGAGGCAGGGCCGAGTGGGAATCCGAGCGGGAATCCGAGCGGGAATCCCGCTCCGGCTGCGAGGTCCTTTCCCAGATGCAAATGGAGCGTGGGGCCGAGGGGCTCCGGCGGGTGCAAAGAGGCCGAGGGGCTGCTGGGCCCCGAGAACGAAGAGACCATATGCCAGGAGGAGGGACAGCCAGGACGACGAGGAGGAGatgccacagctgcagggagtgGATGCGGGAGAGGAGTGGAGGCATCCTGCTgcggggtggggggaagaagaagagagCCTGATCTGAAACGTTCCTCCTGGTGAAAGGCCAAGCAGCCGGGAGCAGCCCACCACCCACACTCCTGTTTTCTTCCCGCCTCACCTGCCACTGTGCGAAGCTGTGAACCTACCAGGCACTGGGCTCCATCTCAGATGCAACAGTGTCTTTGCTCAGTCAGGATCTTGTCTCATCTTCTTCACTGGGAACCAAAAGGGAGGGGTGTCAGTGTCCCCTCACACAGCGGTGACGGCTCTCTCCTTGCAGGCAGTGTGTGCCACCCCGGGTGAGCTCCCGCCCCGGCAGGCAGGATAAGGGGAGCCCATGCACACACACGTGcaccctctcctgctcccatgCCCCCATGCACGGAGGTGCATTGTGTCCCCGCAGATGCCAGCTCCACACAGAAACACATGCATTAGCATACGCTCACAAAAGCAAGGAGTGATCTCTGGAGCACACATGCCCAGGCACATGCGCAGCTTCCCCAGGGACTCTCCTGTCTGAGGGCCAAGAGGGGGATCCAGCATCTTTGTTTGCTTATCACTGGAACAAGTTGGAATCTTAATTCCTGTGTTTATTTATAGTGTGGAGCGTGTAatccatttattaaaaaagagCCTCTTCATTGTGTGCCAGAGCGAGGGAGCGAGAGGGGAAGCACGAGAGTGATAAACCAAGACGACTGAGAAAGAGTGAATCAGCGAGAAAAGTCCAGCCTCACTAAagaatttaagagaaaaaatatgcCTATCAAATATTTAGTATTTACTTTCCTCTTAGCTAACATGAAATTACCTTCCCACACTCCTTGTCTTAATGTCCTCTGCActgtcccatccctccctttctcccttgttcctcccttttctct from Corvus hawaiiensis isolate bCorHaw1 chromosome 2, bCorHaw1.pri.cur, whole genome shotgun sequence includes these protein-coding regions:
- the LOC125321379 gene encoding PILR alpha-associated neural protein isoform X1, with the translated sequence MEPSACRMPPLLSRIHSLQLWHLLLVVLAVPPPGIWSLRSRGPAAPRPLCTRRSPSAPRSICIWERTSQPERDSRSDSRSDSHSALPRQRALPARGAELRHVVRLRRQAAGARPATPSGFEDGMPSSQYPWAIVWGPTVSDEDGGDTNSANPGFPPLGYTFVSPHGMATAQPNSHSLLHNAGLNLRETPATLRPFLFGPRGEGVDPQLYVTITISIIIVLVATGIIVKFCWDRNQKRRRHSGQQSSGRQQDSQQPLTDLSPTTVSILGPYGDPLAPAPEAEESRQGQEGAEKLGGHGKNAAFQLNRIPLVNL
- the LOC125321379 gene encoding PILR alpha-associated neural protein isoform X2; the encoded protein is MEPSAWMPPLLSRIHSLQLWHLLLVVLAVPPPGIWSLRSRGPAAPRPLCTRRSPSAPRSICIWERTSQPERDSRSDSRSDSHSALPRQRALPARGAELRHVVRLRRQAAGARPATPSGFEDGMPSSQYPWAIVWGPTVSDEDGGDTNSANPGFPPLGYTFVSPHGMATAQPNSHSLLHNAGLNLRETPATLRPFLFGPRGEGVDPQLYVTITISIIIVLVATGIIVKFCWDRNQKRRRHSGQQSSGRQQDSQQPLTDLSPTTVSILGPYGDPLAPAPEAEESRQGQEGAEKLGGHGKNAAFQLNRIPLVNL
- the LOC125321379 gene encoding PILR alpha-associated neural protein isoform X3 — its product is MPPLLSRIHSLQLWHLLLVVLAVPPPGIWSLRSRGPAAPRPLCTRRSPSAPRSICIWERTSQPERDSRSDSRSDSHSALPRQRALPARGAELRHVVRLRRQAAGARPATPSGFEDGMPSSQYPWAIVWGPTVSDEDGGDTNSANPGFPPLGYTFVSPHGMATAQPNSHSLLHNAGLNLRETPATLRPFLFGPRGEGVDPQLYVTITISIIIVLVATGIIVKFCWDRNQKRRRHSGQQSSGRQQDSQQPLTDLSPTTVSILGPYGDPLAPAPEAEESRQGQEGAEKLGGHGKNAAFQLNRIPLVNL